The region GGAATATGAAATTGATCACGAAAGCTAGCTAGCGTATCGTTTTTGTCTAATTGTTTAGCAAAATCTAAACCTAATTTATAGTTGGTCAAGGTAATTGTATTTTACGGTGTCCAACAAAAATAAGAATAATTAGGTTAGGACGAAAGGTGAAATGTAAGAGACAAAAAAGATTGTTTTTTGTATATTTAATAAAAAGAATATTATGAGTAAAACTAAAGAATACAGTAATAATGAAGTGACTATAGTTTGGAAACCAGATGCATGTATCCATTCGGGTATTTGTGTAAAAGGGCTTGGAGAAGTCTTTAAACCAAAAGAAAGACCATGGATAAAGATTAATGAAGCGTCGACACAAGATTTAGTAAAACAAGTAAAAGCTTGTCCATCTGGTGCTTTAAGTTATTACATGAATGGCGAAGAGAATAAAGAAAAACAAACATTAAAAACCAAAGTAGAAGTCAGAGAGAATGGTCCTTTATTGGTCTATGGAACTTTGAATATTACTC is a window of Olleya sp. YS DNA encoding:
- a CDS encoding (4Fe-4S)-binding protein; the encoded protein is MSKTKEYSNNEVTIVWKPDACIHSGICVKGLGEVFKPKERPWIKINEASTQDLVKQVKACPSGALSYYMNGEENKEKQTLKTKVEVRENGPLLVYGTLNITHKNGKEEVKNKTTAFCRCGASKNKPYCDGAHTDADFKG